A genomic window from Micromonospora violae includes:
- a CDS encoding AAA family ATPase, which translates to MTTQPEPGDALQRGTSALVIAQAIRNDIQAGRLAHGRQLPGTRALAESWGTSVATINRAMSILAEEGLVINRARSSRIVHNPEVSADKTGSRVILIGGYAGSGKTELGRIIARQAGWAILDKDTTTRPVVEAALERLGQSPHDRESETYLTAIRPAEYEALLATMTENLQCGSSVIVTAPFIMELREKAWCDRLAATVAAYNGRLQVVWVRCDSETMQMYIRRRGAARDDYKIANWAEYVSRLDLAFEPKIPHAIVDNSAGARPLQDQARELLSKFTSL; encoded by the coding sequence ATGACCACCCAGCCAGAGCCAGGGGACGCGCTACAGAGGGGGACAAGCGCCCTCGTGATCGCGCAGGCCATCCGCAACGACATTCAGGCCGGCCGGCTGGCTCACGGGCGGCAGCTGCCCGGCACTAGGGCGCTAGCCGAGTCTTGGGGTACCAGCGTTGCCACAATCAATCGGGCAATGTCGATTCTTGCCGAGGAGGGGCTCGTCATCAATCGAGCCCGCTCAAGCCGAATCGTTCACAACCCGGAAGTTTCCGCAGACAAGACGGGATCGCGGGTGATTTTGATCGGGGGCTATGCGGGCTCAGGCAAGACGGAGCTTGGGCGCATCATCGCCCGTCAAGCAGGTTGGGCGATCCTCGATAAGGACACCACCACGCGGCCAGTGGTCGAGGCAGCGCTAGAGCGACTAGGGCAATCCCCGCACGATCGAGAGTCAGAGACCTACCTGACAGCTATAAGACCCGCTGAGTATGAAGCGCTGCTTGCCACTATGACGGAGAACTTGCAGTGCGGCTCATCGGTGATCGTGACAGCACCCTTCATTATGGAGCTACGCGAGAAAGCATGGTGCGATCGCCTGGCTGCGACTGTGGCGGCCTATAACGGCAGGCTTCAAGTCGTCTGGGTGCGCTGCGACTCCGAGACCATGCAGATGTATATCCGGCGTCGCGGGGCTGCCAGAGATGACTACAAAATCGCGAATTGGGCAGAATACGTAAGCCGTCTTGACCTCGCTTTCGAGCCCAAGATCCCGCACGCGATAGTAGACAACTCCGCAGGTGCCAGACCCTTGCAGGATCAGGCTAGGGAGCTTCTTAGTAAGTTCACATCGCTGTGA
- a CDS encoding DUF4352 domain-containing protein, translated as MTHPQPSARSQDPQQPNPQQPNRPFAATPQPPFSGAAYPADGHPDTGGGYRAPDGPGYPIIAAPPLRTERSKRSAVVVAVTAAVLTLLASAGGIVAVVIGTKSAATAVGEARTTASPSPVNNDTRDMSPGDTLVIDRDAGTVEITVTKFSSATKPCKSHGLKPGGGVYVIADVTVAVTKGTASTNPLFFQWVAADGTKTTAIGGAFSGCGKPMAASDDLTAGTKRTGSVVFDVHNTSGALEYQDQFQTAGSWKP; from the coding sequence GTGACCCACCCCCAGCCCTCCGCCAGATCGCAGGACCCGCAGCAGCCGAACCCGCAGCAGCCGAACCGTCCGTTCGCGGCGACACCGCAGCCGCCGTTCTCCGGGGCGGCGTACCCGGCGGATGGGCACCCGGACACTGGCGGCGGCTATCGAGCACCTGACGGACCGGGCTACCCGATCATCGCGGCACCCCCGCTGCGGACAGAACGCTCCAAGAGGTCCGCAGTGGTCGTCGCGGTCACCGCGGCCGTCCTCACCCTGCTCGCCAGCGCCGGTGGCATCGTGGCGGTCGTCATCGGCACCAAGAGCGCCGCCACTGCGGTGGGCGAGGCCCGAACCACCGCTTCCCCGTCACCGGTGAACAATGACACCCGCGACATGTCGCCCGGCGACACCCTGGTCATCGACCGCGACGCCGGCACGGTCGAGATCACCGTGACGAAGTTCAGCAGCGCCACCAAACCCTGCAAGTCCCACGGACTGAAGCCCGGCGGGGGCGTGTACGTGATCGCCGACGTGACGGTGGCCGTCACCAAGGGGACCGCGTCGACGAACCCGCTCTTCTTCCAATGGGTCGCCGCCGACGGCACCAAGACCACCGCGATCGGTGGCGCCTTCTCCGGCTGCGGCAAGCCGATGGCGGCCAGCGACGACCTGACCGCCGGCACCAAACGCACCGGCAGTGTGGTGTTCGACGTCCACAACACCTCGGGCGCGTTGGAGTACCAGGACCAGTTCCAGACCGCCGGTTCCTGGAAGCCGTGA
- a CDS encoding pentapeptide repeat-containing protein — protein MKKKLVGFGLLLFGFAAISLDLTLENLIPIGHALAKMADHWLIALGAAGLGAGLWMFRQVRNASSDRSDVKNSLGTRLLSDYGITVTACIMVLIGCVTLLVMLQVAGNATSKTDRSRLQIESIKYGLGIAASGGAVAALLLAVRRQRLSESMHQLAIQTQAHTEADAAERRVTELYTKAVEQLGSPDAAVRLGGMYALERVAQSNIGQRQTVVNVFCAYLRMPYTPPSKLPPTVDAAVVKEAKEELEVRSGAQDILTKHLEELGKEGPMKREDLPDPSPSSWFWPGMSINLAGAYLRDFRILRGYVETAKFSGAIFAGEANFESTCFHSASWWHDVTFQDHATFRNADFYVARFDGKTVFDGPADFTGVRFRGVAWFNNVKFQGKVSFSNADFLFKRTQNPRMLGAHAIVKADGQKIQHIWPEGWHLREAEGNSNYGVLARTKAAVPQSRLEIEASADQSDNLS, from the coding sequence ATGAAGAAAAAGTTGGTCGGGTTCGGGTTATTACTGTTCGGCTTTGCAGCCATCTCACTCGACCTGACCTTAGAAAATCTCATCCCAATAGGACATGCGCTTGCCAAAATGGCGGACCATTGGCTGATCGCTTTAGGCGCTGCAGGACTCGGCGCCGGGCTTTGGATGTTTCGGCAGGTGCGCAACGCCTCTTCAGATCGCAGTGATGTCAAAAATTCCCTCGGCACTCGACTGCTTTCGGATTATGGCATCACTGTGACCGCTTGCATTATGGTGCTCATTGGCTGCGTTACGCTTTTGGTGATGCTGCAAGTGGCAGGAAACGCAACATCAAAAACTGACCGCTCGCGGCTTCAGATCGAATCGATCAAGTATGGTTTGGGAATTGCGGCCAGCGGTGGGGCTGTAGCCGCCCTGCTGCTAGCGGTCCGGCGTCAGCGTCTCTCTGAGTCAATGCATCAACTCGCCATTCAAACTCAGGCACACACGGAAGCCGACGCTGCCGAACGACGCGTGACAGAGCTATATACCAAGGCTGTCGAGCAACTGGGGTCACCTGACGCCGCCGTCCGCCTAGGCGGAATGTATGCGCTAGAACGCGTGGCCCAATCCAACATTGGGCAGCGCCAGACAGTCGTCAACGTTTTCTGCGCGTATCTCCGGATGCCTTACACGCCGCCTAGCAAATTGCCGCCTACTGTCGACGCCGCAGTTGTGAAGGAGGCAAAAGAGGAACTCGAAGTGAGGTCGGGCGCTCAGGATATCCTCACAAAACACCTAGAGGAACTCGGCAAGGAAGGGCCCATGAAGCGCGAAGACTTGCCTGACCCCAGCCCTTCCTCATGGTTCTGGCCGGGCATGTCCATCAACCTCGCCGGAGCGTATCTTCGCGACTTCCGAATCCTGAGGGGCTATGTCGAGACGGCAAAATTCTCGGGAGCCATATTTGCCGGAGAAGCAAACTTCGAATCTACCTGTTTCCACAGTGCGAGCTGGTGGCATGACGTCACGTTCCAAGACCACGCGACGTTCAGAAACGCCGACTTCTATGTTGCCAGGTTCGACGGTAAGACGGTTTTTGATGGACCTGCCGACTTTACAGGTGTCCGCTTTCGCGGTGTGGCCTGGTTCAATAACGTGAAGTTCCAAGGAAAAGTCAGTTTTTCAAACGCAGATTTCTTGTTCAAGCGTACCCAGAATCCACGAATGCTAGGCGCTCACGCAATAGTGAAGGCTGACGGACAAAAAATCCAGCACATCTGGCCAGAGGGGTGGCATCTCAGAGAAGCTGAAGGGAATTCCAATTATGGGGTGCTTGCTCGCACGAAGGCAGCCGTTCCTCAATCCCGCCTAGAAATTGAAGCGTCAGCAGACCAGAGCGATAACCTCTCCTGA
- a CDS encoding IS110 family transposase: MQVWIGVDAGKQAHHAAAVDVAGRVLWSTRVANDQQTIADLIGRVGADDEVVWAVDLVGCETALLRAMLALAGQQTVYIPGRTVKTMAAGFAGEAKTDARDAVVIANTARMRRDFLPVETPTELIAKLALLVAHRADLVEDWVRTVNRLRRLMLGISPVLERALTFTNVATLILISAYQTPEQIRAAGRDQLIAHLRRHRAVNAVRVADQALAAAAEQDLTLPGQDTAAALAGELASHLLQLHQRMKNTDKAIEQAFGTHPQAGIIRSLPGMGALAAAEFIVAVGDLSTFASPDHLAAYAGLAPVARDSGKRVANLRRPQRYNRRLRHVFYMSSLSTLRMNGPNRDYYQRKRAEGRKHQQALIALARRRVDVLWALLRDNRCFQLQPPPPAPV; encoded by the coding sequence GTGCAGGTATGGATAGGCGTGGACGCGGGCAAGCAGGCTCACCACGCAGCGGCGGTGGACGTGGCCGGGCGGGTGCTGTGGTCGACGCGGGTGGCCAATGATCAGCAGACGATCGCGGACTTGATCGGGCGGGTCGGCGCGGATGACGAGGTGGTGTGGGCGGTCGACCTGGTCGGCTGCGAGACCGCGCTGCTGCGGGCGATGTTGGCGCTGGCCGGGCAGCAGACGGTGTATATCCCAGGCCGCACGGTCAAGACGATGGCTGCCGGGTTCGCCGGCGAGGCCAAGACCGACGCCCGTGACGCGGTGGTCATCGCGAACACCGCCAGGATGCGGCGTGACTTTCTGCCGGTGGAGACACCGACGGAGCTGATCGCCAAGCTGGCGCTGTTGGTGGCGCACCGCGCCGACCTGGTCGAGGACTGGGTCCGCACCGTGAATCGGCTGCGCCGCCTGATGCTCGGAATCTCCCCGGTGTTGGAACGCGCGTTGACCTTCACCAACGTCGCGACGCTGATTCTGATCAGCGCCTATCAGACGCCCGAGCAGATCCGCGCCGCTGGTCGCGACCAGCTCATCGCTCATCTGCGCCGGCATCGGGCGGTGAACGCCGTCAGGGTCGCCGATCAGGCGTTGGCAGCCGCGGCTGAGCAGGATCTCACCCTGCCGGGACAGGACACCGCTGCTGCGCTCGCTGGTGAGCTGGCCAGTCATCTGCTGCAACTGCACCAGCGCATGAAGAACACCGACAAGGCCATTGAACAGGCGTTTGGCACTCACCCGCAGGCCGGCATCATTCGCAGCCTGCCCGGCATGGGGGCGTTGGCGGCGGCGGAGTTCATCGTCGCGGTCGGGGACCTGTCGACCTTCGCCAGCCCTGATCACCTGGCCGCCTACGCGGGCCTGGCGCCGGTGGCCCGTGACTCTGGCAAGCGGGTCGCCAACCTACGCCGGCCGCAGCGTTACAACCGGCGGCTGCGCCACGTGTTCTACATGTCCTCGCTGAGCACGCTGCGGATGAACGGCCCGAACCGGGACTACTACCAGCGCAAACGCGCTGAGGGGCGCAAACACCAGCAGGCGTTGATCGCCCTCGCCCGTCGCCGCGTCGATGTGCTGTGGGCGCTGCTGCGCGACAATCGCTGCTTCCAACTCCAACCACCGCCACCAGCGCCCGTCTAA
- a CDS encoding FtsK/SpoIIIE domain-containing protein produces MAQLGPVTTGGVAAGVLAAGVGWYRGHPDSWAAVAAPQLRALRRRWLSRAYLGRWWSRVTEECGLVTVNRRTGFVNVPRIVRIRSHSPSTETVYVRLLLGQTVKLWEEAAEALAVGLNAERVGVERVRSQVIALIVQRSEPFTEVIVPPEIAADADATSLANVYLGETEHDTDWSAPLIGQHWLVSGATGSGKNSVTWMALRACAPLIRDGLVRVHVVNPKGTELNALRPVSYRYAETDRDIVEVVAGFWETMQARKKTLAEQGRRTFELSRETPLDLLLIDELGAVTGYGDRSLTKGVQSVLPLILSQARALGGSVIGALQEPTKDVIPQRDLFSLRVCLRATSAGHVDMVLGDDMRRRGALADEIPNVADSAGIGFVVKQRSRTPMRVRAAYCDDSDIAELVRVAGWPHTELTTAGR; encoded by the coding sequence ATGGCGCAGCTGGGGCCGGTGACCACCGGTGGTGTGGCGGCGGGTGTGCTCGCGGCGGGTGTGGGCTGGTACCGGGGTCACCCGGACTCGTGGGCGGCGGTGGCGGCTCCGCAGTTGCGGGCGCTGCGTCGGCGGTGGCTGTCGCGGGCGTACCTGGGTCGGTGGTGGAGCCGGGTTACCGAGGAGTGTGGCCTGGTAACGGTGAATCGGCGGACCGGGTTTGTCAACGTGCCTCGGATCGTCCGGATTCGTAGTCACTCGCCGTCGACGGAGACGGTGTACGTGCGTCTTCTCCTTGGGCAGACGGTGAAGCTGTGGGAGGAAGCCGCGGAAGCCCTGGCGGTCGGGTTGAACGCGGAACGGGTGGGCGTCGAGCGGGTGCGGTCCCAGGTGATCGCGCTGATCGTGCAGCGCTCGGAGCCGTTCACTGAGGTGATCGTCCCGCCGGAGATTGCGGCTGACGCCGACGCGACGAGCCTGGCGAACGTGTACCTGGGCGAGACCGAGCACGACACCGACTGGTCTGCGCCGCTGATCGGGCAACACTGGCTGGTCAGCGGGGCCACCGGGTCGGGCAAGAACTCGGTGACGTGGATGGCGCTGCGGGCGTGCGCGCCGCTGATCCGTGACGGCCTGGTGCGGGTGCACGTGGTCAACCCCAAGGGCACCGAGTTGAACGCCTTGCGGCCGGTGTCTTACCGCTACGCCGAGACCGACCGCGACATCGTGGAGGTGGTCGCCGGGTTCTGGGAGACCATGCAGGCCCGGAAGAAGACCTTGGCGGAGCAGGGCCGGCGCACGTTCGAGCTGTCACGCGAAACGCCCCTGGATCTGCTGCTGATCGATGAGCTGGGAGCGGTGACCGGGTACGGCGACCGGTCGCTGACCAAGGGCGTTCAGTCGGTGTTGCCGCTGATCCTGTCGCAGGCTCGCGCTCTGGGTGGCAGCGTCATCGGCGCTCTGCAAGAGCCCACCAAGGACGTGATCCCTCAGCGAGACCTGTTCTCCCTGCGGGTGTGCCTGCGGGCCACGTCGGCCGGACACGTCGACATGGTCCTTGGTGACGACATGCGCCGTCGGGGTGCTCTCGCTGACGAGATCCCGAACGTCGCGGACTCGGCCGGTATCGGGTTCGTCGTCAAGCAGCGTTCGCGGACTCCGATGCGGGTGCGGGCGGCCTACTGCGACGACTCCGACATTGCCGAGCTGGTGCGAGTTGCGGGCTGGCCCCACACCGAACTCACCACCGCGGGCCGGTGA
- a CDS encoding GNAT family N-acetyltransferase has protein sequence MIEMRVLSEDDWKMWRELRLAALAEAAYAFGSQLADWQGEGDREERWRGRLAIPGSYNIMAMLDGRPAGMASGVPTDQDGVVKLISMYVAPVGRGRSVGDHLVRAVEQWARLVGAETLRLTVVEGNKNAWALYQRSGFRDTGELGDLMPDGVRREHTLAKSLVA, from the coding sequence ATGATCGAGATGCGTGTGCTCAGCGAGGACGACTGGAAGATGTGGCGAGAGCTGCGACTCGCTGCGCTGGCGGAGGCGGCGTACGCGTTCGGTTCCCAGTTGGCGGACTGGCAGGGCGAGGGTGACCGTGAGGAACGCTGGCGCGGACGGCTGGCCATCCCCGGCTCGTACAACATCATGGCGATGCTCGATGGGCGGCCCGCCGGGATGGCCAGCGGCGTGCCGACCGATCAGGACGGCGTCGTCAAGCTGATCTCGATGTACGTAGCGCCGGTGGGGCGTGGCCGGAGCGTGGGCGATCACCTTGTGCGGGCGGTCGAGCAGTGGGCTCGGCTGGTGGGCGCGGAGACGCTGCGCCTAACCGTGGTGGAGGGCAACAAGAACGCCTGGGCGCTCTACCAGCGGAGCGGCTTCCGTGACACCGGTGAGCTAGGCGACCTCATGCCCGACGGCGTGCGTCGCGAGCACACATTGGCCAAGAGTCTCGTGGCTTAG
- a CDS encoding 4'-phosphopantetheinyl transferase family protein → MRDLLPTTVAVAIAGPEDWTGELLPAEQACLGERAVQTRRRDFAAGRMCARRALRDLGLPTTAVPAAADRAPVWPAGVVGSITHTAGYCAAAAAHTTDIRSVGMDAEQHREVNPGVRRLVLLPEEEAACARLPHGAYWPVVLFSAKETVYKVWYPVVGSWLDFHDARLDVDPETGTFTARIAPARVDAAGVADPPASITGRFVIADGLVRTAAVLPLR, encoded by the coding sequence ATGCGTGACCTGCTGCCGACGACGGTCGCGGTCGCCATCGCCGGCCCCGAGGACTGGACGGGCGAGTTACTCCCCGCTGAGCAGGCATGTCTCGGCGAGCGGGCCGTGCAGACCCGTCGACGGGACTTTGCCGCCGGCAGGATGTGCGCCCGCCGGGCACTACGCGACCTCGGCCTACCGACGACCGCCGTTCCCGCCGCCGCGGACCGCGCGCCGGTCTGGCCGGCCGGGGTGGTCGGCAGCATCACCCACACCGCCGGCTACTGCGCCGCCGCCGCCGCGCACACCACCGACATCCGGTCCGTCGGAATGGATGCCGAGCAGCACCGCGAGGTCAATCCGGGGGTACGCAGACTCGTGCTGCTGCCCGAGGAGGAGGCCGCCTGCGCGCGATTGCCCCACGGCGCCTACTGGCCGGTGGTGCTGTTCAGTGCGAAGGAGACCGTCTACAAGGTGTGGTATCCGGTCGTCGGCAGTTGGTTGGACTTCCACGACGCCCGACTCGACGTCGATCCGGAGACCGGCACGTTCACCGCGCGGATCGCGCCGGCCCGGGTGGACGCGGCGGGGGTGGCCGACCCGCCGGCATCGATCACCGGCCGCTTCGTGATCGCCGACGGGCTGGTCCGCACCGCCGCGGTACTGCCGCTGCGCTGA
- a CDS encoding HAD family hydrolase, whose translation MQRLALFDLDNTLVDRSEAFRRWAVEFCADRELPDDALAWLIATDQDGAVPRDWFFGEVTERFGLAASVDEAWRQYRHRMPELVSCPQEVRASLRLLRDEGWTVAIVTNGQADNQLGKIRRTGLDQCVDAWAVSGELGIRKPAREIFEAAARGCGLDLRGGGWAIGDSPVHDVEGGRAAGLATLWVSRGKDWPTELTPPDRTVTDVVAAVQVLRGEDSGL comes from the coding sequence ATGCAGCGGTTGGCGCTCTTCGATCTCGACAACACGCTCGTGGACCGTTCGGAGGCATTCCGACGTTGGGCGGTCGAGTTCTGCGCCGATCGCGAACTGCCGGACGACGCGTTGGCCTGGCTGATCGCTACGGATCAGGACGGGGCCGTGCCCCGCGACTGGTTCTTCGGCGAGGTGACCGAGCGTTTCGGCCTGGCAGCCTCGGTGGATGAAGCATGGAGGCAGTACCGACATCGGATGCCGGAGCTGGTGAGCTGTCCTCAAGAAGTGCGGGCGTCGCTGAGACTACTGCGCGACGAGGGCTGGACGGTCGCGATCGTGACCAACGGCCAGGCCGACAACCAGCTAGGGAAAATCAGGCGTACCGGGCTGGACCAGTGCGTCGATGCCTGGGCAGTGTCCGGGGAGTTGGGCATCCGGAAGCCAGCACGCGAGATCTTCGAGGCAGCGGCCCGTGGGTGCGGCCTCGATCTGCGGGGCGGGGGCTGGGCGATCGGTGACAGCCCTGTGCATGATGTCGAGGGTGGCCGCGCGGCAGGGCTTGCCACCCTGTGGGTCAGCCGAGGGAAGGACTGGCCAACGGAACTCACCCCGCCCGACCGCACCGTCACGGACGTCGTGGCCGCTGTCCAAGTGCTGCGAGGCGAGGACTCCGGCCTGTAG
- a CDS encoding ferritin-like domain-containing protein → MGFETWVREFTANAERRSEEPEPQWSAASPLPGALIRSLQRFQAGEDGDGANLIRKSVDAGDATYLAAVRLFVAEEQNHARLLKQLLLSTGEAVIEGHWTDRVFVAVRRALGLRLELMTLMVAEVVALRYYRVVRDGTADPLLTDVAARILVDEQTHVPFHTQRLREGWEGRSRPVRAAVAAGWWVLLLGAVAVVAYGHGAALRLLGVGRLRFIGDTATLFRGVVREVLFAPAEGVRPATPTVEAERPAALSMLRRPSRRLRRWAVIGLVVVGLAVALYPPAHFWGPRPYRHPDGLFGVTRGDFEDDILPHYQVSLPCDVDGLRYSNAEDVTGPMGELYLYFTTSQGCLDRILEGWAAVPAEPPTMAPTDAGFPLRAATIPDTIGWRFDAPSYQVYRREGDVVTGNVVAVRDGKRLTVYLLARYAW, encoded by the coding sequence ATGGGTTTCGAGACATGGGTACGTGAGTTCACCGCGAACGCCGAGCGTCGGAGCGAGGAACCGGAACCGCAGTGGAGTGCGGCGAGTCCACTGCCGGGCGCGCTGATCCGCAGTTTGCAGAGGTTCCAGGCCGGTGAGGACGGTGATGGCGCGAACCTGATCCGCAAGAGCGTCGACGCGGGCGACGCGACCTACCTGGCGGCGGTTCGACTGTTCGTCGCCGAGGAGCAGAACCACGCCCGTCTCCTCAAGCAACTGCTGCTCAGCACGGGCGAGGCTGTCATCGAAGGGCACTGGACCGACCGGGTGTTCGTGGCGGTCCGGCGGGCCCTGGGGTTGCGACTGGAACTGATGACGCTGATGGTCGCCGAGGTGGTCGCCCTGCGCTACTACCGGGTCGTACGCGACGGCACGGCCGATCCACTGCTCACTGACGTGGCTGCCCGCATCCTGGTCGACGAGCAGACGCACGTGCCCTTCCACACCCAGCGGTTACGCGAGGGATGGGAGGGGCGCAGTCGACCGGTACGGGCCGCGGTGGCGGCGGGGTGGTGGGTGCTGCTGCTCGGCGCTGTGGCGGTGGTCGCGTACGGGCACGGTGCCGCGTTGCGTCTGCTCGGGGTGGGCCGGCTGCGGTTCATCGGGGATACCGCGACGCTGTTCCGGGGAGTCGTACGGGAGGTGCTGTTCGCCCCGGCCGAAGGTGTTCGCCCAGCCACTCCGACGGTCGAGGCTGAGCGGCCGGCGGCACTGTCGATGCTTCGACGGCCCAGCCGTCGGCTCCGCCGCTGGGCGGTGATCGGGCTGGTGGTCGTCGGGCTGGCGGTCGCGCTCTACCCGCCCGCCCACTTCTGGGGTCCACGGCCCTACCGGCACCCGGACGGGTTGTTCGGTGTGACCCGGGGTGACTTCGAGGACGACATCCTGCCGCACTACCAGGTCAGCCTGCCGTGTGACGTGGACGGCCTGCGGTACAGCAACGCCGAGGACGTGACCGGGCCGATGGGTGAGCTGTACCTGTACTTCACCACGTCGCAGGGGTGCCTGGACCGGATCCTCGAGGGCTGGGCGGCCGTGCCGGCGGAGCCACCGACGATGGCACCGACGGACGCGGGGTTTCCGCTTCGCGCCGCGACCATTCCGGACACCATCGGGTGGCGCTTCGACGCGCCGTCGTATCAGGTCTACCGGCGCGAGGGGGACGTGGTGACCGGGAACGTGGTGGCGGTACGCGACGGTAAGCGGCTCACGGTGTACCTGCTGGCCCGCTACGCCTGGTGA
- a CDS encoding kinase, which translates to MRKGLILYGAPATGKDTITAELVHREPCFEHFKRLKFGSGRSAGYRMIDHGQAQILRQSPEMILWENSRYGSTYFVDRPGLERVWDLGRVPVVHLGQVEAVEAIARDSASGAIWTVVELHCQPAILYDRIRSRQTGDDVQRFAAVAHTNRLPVADIRIDTGSVPVAEAAEKIADLVHRSS; encoded by the coding sequence GTGAGGAAAGGGCTGATCCTTTACGGTGCTCCGGCCACCGGCAAGGACACGATTACTGCTGAACTAGTTCACCGTGAGCCTTGCTTTGAGCACTTTAAGCGCCTGAAGTTCGGCAGTGGCAGGAGTGCCGGCTACCGGATGATTGACCATGGGCAGGCTCAAATTCTGCGTCAAAGCCCAGAAATGATCCTGTGGGAGAACAGTCGGTACGGGTCGACGTATTTCGTAGATCGGCCTGGGCTTGAAAGGGTTTGGGATCTAGGTCGCGTGCCGGTTGTGCACCTTGGTCAGGTCGAGGCAGTTGAAGCAATTGCCAGAGATTCGGCGTCAGGTGCAATCTGGACAGTGGTAGAGCTTCATTGCCAACCGGCCATACTCTACGACCGGATCCGGTCTCGGCAAACTGGAGACGACGTGCAGCGCTTTGCAGCGGTCGCACATACGAACCGTCTGCCGGTTGCGGACATTAGGATCGATACAGGCTCTGTGCCGGTAGCCGAAGCAGCGGAGAAGATTGCTGACCTTGTGCACCGCTCCTCTTGA
- a CDS encoding Gfo/Idh/MocA family protein, protein MTSVTQTRFGIVGSGWRGEFFLRLARLLPERFRVTGVVTRTESRGDAVTADWGVRTFRTTAELLAHERPDFVIVSVPWPVTPEVTRELVAAGVPVLAETPPAADLAGLRSLWADVGDSGLVQVAEQYLLMPGHAARLSLVRAGVLGEPTSVQISSTHLYHAVSLIRGLLGVGHESAEVNARAFVAPLANPLSPAGWSGDDTPQQLSTTLATIDFGGRMGLYDFTDNQWWNPLRTRRLVVRGSRGELVDDRVVRLVDPTTPVESFLVRRQTGLDLNLEGLDLKQISFDGDVVYRNPFVGSGMSDDDIAVADIVARAGAWARDEGPAPYPLAEACQDHLISVAIEESVRTGRPVVTTTEAWGR, encoded by the coding sequence ATGACTTCGGTGACCCAGACCCGGTTCGGCATCGTCGGAAGCGGCTGGCGGGGTGAGTTCTTCCTCCGCCTGGCCCGGCTGCTCCCCGAACGGTTCCGGGTGACCGGCGTGGTGACGCGTACCGAATCCCGGGGAGACGCGGTGACGGCCGACTGGGGTGTGCGGACCTTCCGCACGACGGCGGAGCTGCTCGCCCACGAGCGGCCGGACTTCGTCATCGTGTCGGTGCCGTGGCCGGTGACACCCGAGGTGACCCGGGAGTTGGTCGCGGCGGGCGTACCGGTGCTCGCCGAGACGCCGCCCGCCGCTGACCTGGCGGGTCTGCGTTCGCTCTGGGCCGACGTCGGCGACAGCGGTCTGGTCCAGGTCGCCGAGCAGTACCTGCTGATGCCCGGGCACGCGGCGCGGCTTTCCCTGGTCCGGGCCGGGGTGCTCGGCGAGCCGACGTCGGTCCAGATCTCGTCGACCCACCTGTACCACGCGGTCTCGCTGATCCGTGGCCTGCTCGGCGTCGGCCATGAGAGCGCCGAGGTCAACGCCCGTGCCTTCGTCGCGCCGCTGGCCAACCCGCTCTCGCCGGCGGGCTGGAGCGGCGACGACACCCCGCAGCAGCTCTCCACCACCCTCGCGACGATCGACTTCGGTGGGCGGATGGGGTTGTACGACTTCACCGACAACCAGTGGTGGAACCCGCTGCGTACCCGCCGGTTGGTGGTGCGGGGCTCGCGCGGTGAGCTGGTGGACGACCGGGTCGTCCGGCTGGTCGACCCGACCACGCCGGTGGAGTCATTCCTCGTGCGACGCCAGACCGGTCTCGACCTCAACCTGGAGGGGCTGGACCTGAAGCAAATCAGCTTCGACGGCGACGTGGTGTACCGCAATCCGTTCGTCGGCAGCGGGATGTCCGACGACGACATCGCGGTGGCCGACATCGTCGCCCGCGCCGGGGCGTGGGCGCGGGACGAGGGACCCGCGCCCTACCCCCTCGCCGAAGCCTGCCAGGACCACCTGATCAGCGTCGCCATCGAAGAATCGGTACGCACCGGCCGGCCAGTCGTCACCACCACCGAGGCGTGGGGGCGGTAA
- a CDS encoding GntR family transcriptional regulator, translating to MEFDPDAHIDHGAPLPPYRQLAGILAARVQRGDWQPNRAVPSEAHLVQEYGVARATVRRAIAVLVDQGVLFVVPQRGTFVSPKAQ from the coding sequence ATGGAGTTCGACCCGGACGCGCACATCGACCACGGCGCACCGCTGCCGCCCTACCGCCAACTGGCCGGCATCCTCGCGGCCCGGGTTCAGCGCGGAGACTGGCAACCCAACCGGGCGGTCCCTTCGGAGGCGCATTTGGTGCAGGAGTACGGCGTCGCCCGTGCGACCGTGCGACGCGCGATCGCCGTGCTGGTTGATCAGGGTGTGCTGTTCGTGGTGCCGCAAAGAGGCACGTTCGTCAGCCCGAAGGCCCAATAG